One Methanocaldococcus villosus KIN24-T80 genomic window carries:
- the yhbY gene encoding ribosome assembly RNA-binding protein YhbY yields MEKRLTGKMKRMLRAKAHHLKPVVWVGKEGSDKVIKEVERQLKERGLIKIKVRKSALLKEDKYEIAEKLAKACDAEVVSVIGHIITLFKPREGWGRYLSKKPKKVKKDEKIVKLFEEFKRSIKKKGE; encoded by the coding sequence ATGGAAAAGAGATTAACTGGAAAAATGAAAAGAATGTTAAGGGCTAAAGCTCATCATTTAAAACCTGTTGTTTGGGTAGGTAAAGAGGGAAGTGATAAGGTTATAAAAGAAGTGGAGAGGCAATTAAAAGAGAGAGGACTTATAAAAATTAAAGTGAGAAAATCAGCTTTATTAAAAGAAGATAAATATGAAATAGCTGAAAAATTAGCTAAAGCTTGTGATGCAGAAGTGGTTAGTGTTATTGGGCATATAATAACATTATTTAAACCAAGAGAAGGCTGGGGAAGATATTTATCTAAGAAACCTAAGAAGGTTAAGAAAGATGAAAAGATTGTTAAGTTGTTTGAAGAGTTTAAGAGATCTATAAAGAAAAAAGGTGAGTAA